The DNA sequence TTTTTCGACGGAATTGCCGCTCGCGCAGGGGATCCAGTTCGGGGCAGGCGAGGGGAGCGCGACGGCGTAGTCGGAAGTTTGGCTTCCAGCCTGACTCGGCCGACGGGCATCTTGCCTGTCGGCTTAATCCTTGAGATGAAATTCAGCAGGCTGGAAGCCTGCCGGCCTATACAGACTGGAAGCCTATCCTCCAAAAGCCGAGATCCCGGTGATTCGTTCGCCCAGGACCAGCAGATGGACGTCGTGCGTGCCCTCGTAGGTTTTCACGCTCTCGAGATTACACATGTGCCGGAAGCACTGGCGTTCATCGAGAATGCCAACCCCGCCGAGGAGGTCGCGCGCGGTCCGGGCGGCGTCGAGCGCGATCTCGACGTTGTTCATCTTGGCCATCGAAATGTGGTAATGCCGCGCGGTGCCCGCGTCCTTCAGTTGCGCGAGGCGAAACGCCAGCAGCTGGGCCTTGGTAATTTCGGTCAGTATGCGCGCGAGCTTCGCCTGCACTAGCTGGAAGCCGCCAATGGGACGGTCAAACTGGATCCGGTTCATGGCATACTGCCGCGCTTCATCGTAGCACGCCATGGCCGCGCCGAGGGCGCCCCAGGCAATTCCGTAGCGGGCCTGGTTCAGACACAACAGCGGCGATTTCAATCCGTTGCTTTCCGGCAACAACGCGTTCGTCGGGATCAAGCAATCCTTAAACTCGAGCTCGGCCGTTAACGCCGCCCGCAAGGAAAGCTTGCCGTCGATCAACTTCGCGGTGAAACCCGGCGCTCCTTTTTCGACCAAAAATCCACGGATCGCTCCCGCGCCCTCGGGGTCGACGCCCGCTTCGCCGGAGACTTTCGCCCAGACGATCGCCACGTCCGAAATCGTTCCATTGCCAATCCACTTTTTCGCGCCGTTCAGGCGGTAACCATTCGGGGTCTTTTCGGCGCGACAACGCAGGCCGCCTGGGTTCGAGCCGAAGTCGGGCTCGGTCAACCCAAAGCAGCCTAGCTTTGCGCCTTTAGCCATGTCCGGCAGCCAGCGGTTCTTTTGTTCTTCCGAACCGAAAAAATTGATCGCCATCATGGCGAGCGAGCCCTGGACCGAAGCAAAGGTGCGCAGCCCGCTGTCGCCCCGCTCCAGCTCCTGCATCATCAAACCGGCGGCGACACTGCCAAGCCCGCCACAACCGTATCCCTTGATGCTTGGTCCAAAAACACCGAGCGAGCCCAGCTCCGGCACCAGCTCCATCGGGAACGTGCCGTCGCGGTAATGCTGAGCGACGATCGGCAGCCAACGTTCCTCCACCCAATGGCGGACAGAATCTCGCACGCGACGCTCGTCCGCTGTGAGCAGTTCCTCGAGATTGTAAAAGTCCGGCGCTTCGAATGTTGGCATCGAGATCCTAATCTGGCCGATTGTAGGGCAAGCGCTCCCGCTTGCCATCGCTTTTCTGCTTCCTGTAGTCGGGGCAGCATTTAAGGACCCCTCGCTTACCGGGGTCAACGACCCCGGCTACAGCTACGCGCAACGGTGCCCGGGATTTGGAGCGAGCAGAGCGACCCTGGCCTTGCTCCCAAATTGTCGTTGTGGCAGAAGCAGGGCCATGAATCCGGCGGGTTTCTTCGCGGAGCTGAAGCGCCGCAACGTTTACAAGGTGGCGGTTGCTTACGGCGTCATCGGCTGGCTTCTGGCAGGCGTGTCAGCGGCGCAATCGAAAGATTCTGGCAACGGGTGCCAGGAGATGAACGAGAAGGTCAGCGCTCTGATCAGTCAGTATAAGGAATTGCGAGAGAGATGCCGTCAGTTGCCTGATGGGACTTATGACAAGGATTTGCATGACCATGGCGGCAAGCTCCACAGAGTTCTCGCTTCCCTCGGCATTGAGCTCGGCCATCCTCCTTCTACGAAGCAAATTATTGTGGGATGTCTCGGAGAGCCTGATGCCATTAAGGATGGCCGGCAGATGGCTCGCTTTCTTGATATTTATCATCGGGAGCTGAGAAAAGCGGGGCGAGACGTAAAAGAGAAGAGCGACCGGGAATACCTGGTTTATCACTGGAGAGGGGGACACGACTTCATGTTCTTCATCAGTGAAGGCGGGCTGATCGTGGACCATGGTTGGTGGTTTGCTTACGAATAAGCGCGGAGTAAATCTGTAGCCGGCGCCGCTATTGGCTTCCGCGTTCACGCCTGGCGGACAAGGCGTACGCACTGATTGGTCCGCAGATTTCGCAGATTCGCACAGATTCATTAGACCTCGGCAAATCTGCGGAAATCTGCGTAACCTGTGGATGTAATGATGATGAACCGCATCGCACTTGCCGGGTTGCTGTCCGCGACCGCCCTGGCAACCATGGTTCAGGGTGATCTCGCCGAGTTCAATGCGATCAACGCGGCGGCGCGGGCGGCGAGGGAACGCGGGGATAATCCGGCGTTTCTGGCAAATGTCCGAAAGCTGGCCGTGATCACGCCGAGTCATCCGTCGCTCCAAATCGCGTTGGCGCGCGGGCTGGCGCTCGACGGAGATGGTGCCGGAGCGATAGCGCTGCTCAACCGGATTGCCGACCTTGGCCTCTCTTTCAAGGCCTCCGACGAAGCTGCGTTTCAGAAACTGAAGGAGGATCCGCGATTCGTTGCGGCGGCGCAGCGCTTGGCGGCGAATGGCAAGGGCCTCGGACGTGGCAAGGGCATCATCAAGCTCGGACTCCCCGGCGGCAGCGAAGGAGTTGCCTGGTCGGAACAATCCAAGTCTCTCCTGATGGGCGCGAGCGGGTCCATCTACGCTTACAAGCTCGATGGCGACGGGGCGGCGAAGCCGATCGCGAAGGCAGGCGGCTCACAGATTCTCGGGATCCGCCCGGACCCGGCGAGCCGCAGCGTTTTGGTTTGCGTGAACGAGGTTGACGGCAGCAATGCCGCGGCCGTGCGGCATAACGAAACCAACGGCGAGATCGAGGCAACCTACAAGCTCCCGATGCCGAACGCGTACTGTAATGACATCACCCTGCTCAAGAACGGAAGCTTCGCGGTGACGGACAGCAACAATGGCGTGTTCCACCTCGTGGACGGCAAGCTCGAGGCGCTCGCATTGACGACGCCCGTCTACCAGCCGAACGGGATCGCTACCGATTTCTCCAAAAACCGCCTCTATGTGGCCCATGCCGGCGGCGTGGTTGTCCACGACCTCACGAGCGGCAAATCACGGGAACTCGCCCTCAGGGGGACGCTGATCGGCGGGATTGATGGAATGGTCTGGCACAAGGGGTCGTTGATCGCCGTTCAGAATGCGCGCGACGCCGCCGTCCGGTTGCTCCGAATTACGCCGGACGCAAACGCGCAAACCGCGAAGGTGGAGGTCCTGCTTGCGGGAGCCGATTTTCCGGGCCACGCGAGCACCGTTGCTGTGGCCGGCGACGAAGCGTTCGTGATCGGCGCGATCGCGGAGGGGGAGGGGAAGCGCGAAGAGCCCGTTCTGATCCGCGCAGGCCTGTAGCCGTCGCCCTGCGGGCGACGTTTGCTCTGCATGATCATCGCGACGCTTCGCATAGCGAAGCGGCTACAGAAGCGGCAGACGGTTTTCGCGACGGGCTCGAAATAGGAGCGGGTTCTTCAGCCTTGAGTTTCGCCCCTAGGAGACTGTTGGAATACCCCCCAGGTGGAGCAGAGAATGTCAGCTTCGGCACACTTTGCAAAGTGTGTCAGAGGAGGAAATTGGTCACCGTTTCTAAAATGACATGACGCTCGAAGCACGAGCCAGGGTTTTTAACAGTCTCCTAGACTTGGGCAGATAGTTCCCTTAGTACATTGCTCGTGCAGCGACGCGATCAAATCTGATGCAAAGGCGAGCGGCGATCATCACGGCTCTCCGAACACCTGTCGGTCGGCACGGGGGCGCATTGGCGTCGGTTCGCCCCGACGATCTTGCTGCCCACATCATCAAGGCCGTCGTGGAGCGATCCGGCATCGACCCCGCCTTGATCGAGGATGTCTATTTCGGCGCTACCAACCAGGCGGGCGAGGACAACCGCAACGTCGCGCGCATGGCCGCGCTGCTGGCGGGCCTCCCCGCGTCCGTGCCGGGTTCGACGGTGAATCGCCTCTGTGCGTCGGGGCTGGAAGCCGTCAATATCGCGGCGCGCATGGTCGAGGCGAATCACGGCGATGTGTTCATCGCGGGCGGCGTCGAGTCGATGAGCCGTGCACCTTATGTGCTCAGCAAGGCGGAATCCGCGTTCGACCGGTCGCAGCAGATCTTCGACACTTCGATTGGCTGGCGCCTGGTCAATCCTCGCCTGGCGGCGCTGCATCACCCCTTCTCCATGGGTGAGACCGCCGAGAATGTCGCCCGCGAGCACAAGATCAGCCGGGCGGATCAGGATCAGTTCGCGCTCCAGAGCCAGCAACGGTGGTCGGCGGCGCACCAAGGCGGGCTATTCGCCCAGGAGATCGTGCCCGTCGAGATTCCGCAGCGCAAGGGCGCTCCGACCCTCGTCAGCGTGGACGAGCACCCGAGGCCGGACACGACGCTGGAGAAACTCGTCAAGCTGAAACCCGCATTCTCCAAAGACGGCCAAGGCACGGTGACCGCGGGCAATTCGTCAGGGATCAACGACGGCGCGGCGGCATTGCTGATCGTTGAAGCCGGGCTGGCCAAATCGCTGGGTCTTCAGCCGATCGCCTTCATCGGTCCCAGCGCCGCAGCCGGCGTCGATCCCGCGTTCATGGGGCTTGGACCCGTGCCCGCGATTCGCAAGGCGCTTCAGCGCGCGAAACTGACGCTCGACCGCATCGACCTGTTCGAGTTGAACGAGGCATTCGCCGCGCAGGCCCTCGCCTGCCAGCGCGAGCTGGGCATCGACAACGCAAAATTGAACGTCAACGGCGGCGCGATTGC is a window from the Chthoniobacterales bacterium genome containing:
- a CDS encoding acyl-CoA dehydrogenase family protein, with product MPTFEAPDFYNLEELLTADERRVRDSVRHWVEERWLPIVAQHYRDGTFPMELVPELGSLGVFGPSIKGYGCGGLGSVAAGLMMQELERGDSGLRTFASVQGSLAMMAINFFGSEEQKNRWLPDMAKGAKLGCFGLTEPDFGSNPGGLRCRAEKTPNGYRLNGAKKWIGNGTISDVAIVWAKVSGEAGVDPEGAGAIRGFLVEKGAPGFTAKLIDGKLSLRAALTAELEFKDCLIPTNALLPESNGLKSPLLCLNQARYGIAWGALGAAMACYDEARQYAMNRIQFDRPIGGFQLVQAKLARILTEITKAQLLAFRLAQLKDAGTARHYHISMAKMNNVEIALDAARTARDLLGGVGILDERQCFRHMCNLESVKTYEGTHDVHLLVLGERITGISAFGG
- a CDS encoding acetyl-CoA C-acyltransferase produces the protein MQRRAAIITALRTPVGRHGGALASVRPDDLAAHIIKAVVERSGIDPALIEDVYFGATNQAGEDNRNVARMAALLAGLPASVPGSTVNRLCASGLEAVNIAARMVEANHGDVFIAGGVESMSRAPYVLSKAESAFDRSQQIFDTSIGWRLVNPRLAALHHPFSMGETAENVAREHKISRADQDQFALQSQQRWSAAHQGGLFAQEIVPVEIPQRKGAPTLVSVDEHPRPDTTLEKLVKLKPAFSKDGQGTVTAGNSSGINDGAAALLIVEAGLAKSLGLQPIAFIGPSAAAGVDPAFMGLGPVPAIRKALQRAKLTLDRIDLFELNEAFAAQALACQRELGIDNAKLNVNGGAIAIGHPLGCSGARLATTLIHQMARTGASRGIASLCVGVGQGLATVFERE